The following proteins come from a genomic window of Pyxidicoccus sp. MSG2:
- a CDS encoding RCC1 domain-containing protein, whose amino-acid sequence MNRRSQLRTWTRRVPGALLSLSLLLACNRQDSPPLPPSRAAEARFAIHIDEPLTRTPAVTALEVSRLQVDVLEQGQPDTPLLNDFELTATAGAWSGALASLPRGEALTFFARAYHADGSLLFSGSTDQRLSTSSEQVIIGLAASKAGAPNPIPLIKRISLPPEIHSGHDGGNISVSVEAASGERLTWSITADAAPDSGTFLPASGTLTLLGAAGTFVSRYVPPDVAVKTDFVHTVKVTSASGHSVTATFKTKVKPRGSTDGVKETTVTALFNPVIHALDGRRQAITGDVAFTATVSDDTPEDRLTYAWSFEPEGDDAPRPSFPHQTNPTTLRPYTPTLRGRLKLAVTDVDGGTTTLEYRLAPNQFPDELVFPYLLSSLHTGASHTCALFAHGAVRCWGNNTSGQLGYGNTLAVGDDEPPYTAGDVALRGKAVQLALGGHHTCALLDSGWVRCWGDNTSGQLGYGHTRNVGDDEPIASQGFVNLGGGAVKLAAGESHTCALLDTGRVRCWGRNQAGQLGYGHTRSVSDDEQPWEAGEVSLGGTVQDLAAGWHHTCALLTDGRVRCWGGGAQGALGLGHTRDIGDDELPSSAGFVELGEPVSMLSAGALHTCALLKRGAVRCWGSGLDGQLGHGGTQRVLSASDARDVTLGSPTALALQVSAGGHHTCALLNTGAVTCWGDNASGQLGQGHQNTLYAPPSASVELGDATAWRMATGAHHTCVLLSTGGARCWGDNTSGQLGYGHTRHLGDDEPLSSVDDVPLTLPAP is encoded by the coding sequence ATGAACAGGCGGTCCCAGCTCCGGACGTGGACCCGGCGCGTGCCCGGTGCCCTGCTGTCCCTGTCGCTCCTCCTCGCCTGCAACCGTCAGGACAGCCCGCCCCTGCCGCCCTCGCGGGCCGCCGAGGCCCGCTTCGCCATCCACATCGATGAGCCCCTCACGCGCACCCCGGCCGTCACCGCCCTCGAGGTCTCCCGCCTCCAGGTCGACGTCCTCGAGCAGGGCCAGCCCGACACGCCCCTGCTCAACGACTTCGAGCTCACCGCCACCGCCGGAGCCTGGTCCGGCGCCCTCGCGTCCCTGCCTCGCGGCGAGGCGCTGACCTTCTTCGCCCGCGCGTACCACGCTGACGGCTCGCTGCTCTTCAGCGGCTCCACAGACCAGCGGCTCTCCACGAGCTCCGAGCAGGTCATCATCGGGCTCGCCGCTTCCAAGGCCGGCGCTCCCAATCCCATTCCTCTCATCAAGCGCATCAGCCTTCCCCCGGAAATCCACTCCGGTCACGACGGCGGCAACATCAGCGTCTCCGTCGAGGCCGCTTCCGGCGAGCGCCTCACCTGGTCCATCACCGCCGACGCCGCGCCCGACAGCGGAACCTTCCTTCCCGCCAGCGGCACACTCACCCTGCTCGGCGCCGCCGGGACCTTCGTCAGCCGGTACGTCCCACCCGACGTCGCCGTGAAGACAGACTTCGTGCACACGGTGAAGGTCACCAGCGCGTCAGGCCACTCCGTCACCGCCACCTTCAAGACGAAGGTGAAGCCCCGGGGCTCCACGGACGGCGTGAAGGAGACCACCGTCACCGCGCTCTTCAACCCCGTCATCCACGCGCTCGACGGCCGGCGGCAGGCCATCACCGGCGACGTCGCATTCACCGCCACCGTCTCCGACGACACACCCGAGGACCGCCTCACCTACGCCTGGAGCTTCGAGCCCGAGGGCGACGATGCACCCCGCCCCTCCTTCCCACACCAGACCAACCCCACCACGCTGCGGCCGTACACCCCTACCCTGCGCGGCCGGCTGAAGCTCGCCGTCACCGACGTGGACGGCGGCACCACCACGCTCGAGTACCGGCTCGCGCCCAACCAGTTCCCCGACGAGCTGGTCTTCCCCTATCTGCTGAGCAGCCTCCACACCGGAGCGAGCCACACCTGCGCGCTCTTCGCCCACGGCGCGGTGCGCTGCTGGGGCAACAACACCTCCGGCCAGCTCGGCTACGGCAACACCCTCGCCGTGGGCGACGACGAGCCGCCCTACACCGCGGGCGACGTCGCCCTGCGAGGCAAGGCCGTCCAGCTCGCTCTGGGAGGCCACCACACCTGCGCCCTGCTCGACTCTGGCTGGGTCCGTTGCTGGGGCGACAACACCTCCGGCCAGCTCGGCTACGGCCACACCCGCAACGTGGGAGACGACGAGCCCATCGCCAGCCAGGGCTTCGTCAACCTCGGCGGCGGCGCGGTGAAGCTCGCCGCCGGCGAGTCCCATACCTGTGCCCTGCTGGACACGGGCCGCGTGCGCTGCTGGGGCCGGAATCAGGCAGGCCAGCTCGGCTACGGGCACACCCGAAGCGTCAGTGACGATGAGCAGCCCTGGGAGGCGGGCGAGGTCAGCCTCGGTGGCACCGTGCAGGACCTCGCCGCGGGCTGGCACCACACGTGCGCGCTGCTCACGGACGGCCGAGTGCGCTGCTGGGGCGGCGGGGCCCAGGGCGCGCTCGGCCTGGGGCATACCCGCGACATTGGCGACGATGAGCTGCCTTCCTCGGCGGGCTTCGTGGAGCTCGGCGAACCCGTCTCGATGCTCTCCGCCGGCGCCCTGCACACGTGCGCGCTGCTGAAGCGCGGCGCCGTGCGCTGCTGGGGCAGCGGCCTGGATGGACAGCTCGGACATGGTGGCACTCAGCGTGTGCTGAGCGCCTCCGACGCGCGCGACGTGACCCTCGGCTCCCCCACGGCCCTCGCGCTCCAGGTGAGCGCGGGAGGCCACCACACCTGCGCCCTGCTGAACACGGGCGCCGTGACGTGCTGGGGAGACAACGCCTCCGGCCAGCTCGGGCAGGGGCACCAGAACACGTTATACGCCCCGCCCTCCGCCTCGGTGGAGTTGGGGGACGCCACTGCGTGGCGGATGGCGACGGGCGCCCACCACACCTGCGTGCTCCTGAGCACGGGCGGTGCGCGCTGCTGGGGAGACAACACCTCCGGCCAGCTCGGGTACGGCCACACGCGGCACCTGGGTGATGACGAGCCGCTCTCCAGCGTGGATGACGTCCCCCTCACACTTCCAGCCCCGTAG
- a CDS encoding RCC1 domain-containing protein, producing the protein MNPAAFRPHVRVPLAALAFLVATVWLATGCSTPSEPTDPGASATSTVTILIAVDETSSEARPSGPSAMSLRLGAGAVSALGFSFADVTSIQVDVKDASTGNPLFVNVDLAPTASGWAGVLPTLPQNKLLTFIARARGVNADADAGAGDSVLFNGSTTVALTSSAETVGITLVPINDGATIELPRIKKISIPGEFALGQSGNITFFVEATANRALSYSLTAAASGGGFQPASGSFTMPGASGAFVVRYAPPLTLATPTEFTHELKVTNQEGHSVSTTFKTRVVPPDGTGGSPSNTPTVRVVFNPVINGLAASRTLGTNKVTWTANVADDKPLDGLTYAWSFTPTGTVTPAPSFTAQTNPTVLQGYAPTLEGALTLEVTDGDSGKTTVKYLLAANQFPDQPGQTGGGTDIAQLRAGDAHTCALLNDGSVRCWGAGGLGRLGYGNTDTIGDNELPSSRGAVPLPEKVSQLATGGSHTCALLVSGLVRCWGNNQYGQLGYRHTNHIGDTEPVTSMGYVNLGTPAVRITAGASHTCALLTTNKVRCWGFNGTGQLGYGHTNNIGDDDEPSSVDVQVGAPVQDVFARGNHTCALLLSGKVRCWGDNGLGQLGYSNGGNPIGDNEHPSSVGDVNLGGTAIQLALGGSHTCALMDTGTVKCWGYNAQGQIGNGSSGATFNPVVYDVGLGAGNKAIQVTAGANHTCALLGSGLIKCWGLGSSGQLGYGNTTQLLSPPGNHTGLNNIPAYFLTAGANHTCALLTNGKALCWGLGSSGQLGYANTNSIGDDELPSSQDGISLLAP; encoded by the coding sequence ATGAATCCCGCCGCCTTCCGCCCGCATGTCCGAGTCCCGCTCGCCGCGCTGGCCTTCCTGGTCGCCACCGTGTGGCTCGCCACGGGCTGCAGCACTCCGTCCGAGCCGACGGACCCCGGCGCGTCCGCGACGTCCACCGTCACGATTCTCATCGCCGTGGACGAGACCTCCTCGGAGGCACGACCCTCGGGCCCGTCCGCCATGTCCCTGCGCCTGGGAGCCGGAGCGGTGTCCGCGCTGGGCTTCTCCTTCGCGGACGTCACCAGCATCCAGGTCGACGTGAAGGACGCGTCGACGGGCAATCCCCTCTTCGTCAACGTCGACCTGGCACCCACCGCCTCCGGGTGGGCGGGCGTGCTGCCCACCCTGCCCCAGAACAAGCTGCTGACCTTCATCGCGCGCGCTCGCGGAGTGAATGCCGACGCGGACGCCGGCGCGGGTGACTCGGTGCTCTTCAATGGCAGCACGACGGTGGCGCTCACCTCCTCCGCGGAGACGGTGGGCATCACCCTGGTCCCCATCAACGACGGGGCCACCATCGAGCTGCCGCGCATCAAGAAGATCAGCATCCCCGGCGAGTTCGCCCTCGGGCAGAGCGGCAACATCACCTTCTTCGTGGAGGCCACCGCCAACAGGGCGCTGAGCTACAGCCTCACCGCCGCCGCCTCGGGCGGCGGCTTCCAGCCCGCCTCGGGCAGCTTCACCATGCCGGGCGCCAGCGGTGCCTTCGTCGTCCGCTACGCCCCGCCCCTCACGTTGGCAACCCCCACCGAGTTCACGCACGAGCTCAAGGTCACCAACCAGGAAGGCCACTCGGTGAGCACCACCTTCAAGACGCGGGTGGTGCCACCGGACGGCACCGGCGGCTCGCCGTCGAACACGCCCACCGTGCGCGTGGTCTTCAACCCCGTCATCAACGGGCTCGCCGCCAGCCGGACGCTCGGCACGAACAAGGTCACCTGGACGGCCAACGTCGCGGACGACAAGCCCCTGGACGGGCTCACCTATGCGTGGAGCTTCACGCCCACCGGCACCGTCACCCCGGCCCCGTCCTTCACCGCGCAGACCAACCCCACCGTGCTGCAAGGGTACGCGCCCACGCTGGAGGGCGCGCTGACGCTGGAGGTGACGGACGGCGACTCGGGCAAGACGACGGTGAAGTACCTGCTGGCGGCGAACCAGTTCCCGGACCAGCCGGGACAGACCGGCGGCGGCACCGACATCGCGCAGCTCCGCGCGGGTGACGCGCACACCTGCGCGCTGCTCAACGATGGCTCCGTCCGCTGCTGGGGCGCTGGCGGCCTGGGCCGACTCGGGTATGGCAACACCGACACCATCGGTGACAACGAGCTCCCCTCCTCACGCGGAGCCGTCCCGCTGCCGGAGAAGGTGTCCCAGCTGGCAACGGGCGGTTCGCACACCTGCGCGCTGCTCGTCAGCGGCCTCGTGCGGTGCTGGGGAAACAACCAGTACGGCCAGCTCGGCTACAGACACACCAATCACATTGGCGACACCGAGCCCGTCACCAGCATGGGGTATGTCAACCTGGGCACCCCCGCCGTGCGCATCACCGCCGGTGCCTCTCACACCTGCGCCCTGCTCACCACGAACAAGGTCCGCTGCTGGGGCTTCAACGGGACAGGCCAGCTCGGCTATGGACATACCAACAACATCGGCGACGACGACGAGCCCTCGTCCGTGGACGTGCAGGTGGGCGCGCCGGTGCAGGACGTGTTCGCCCGGGGCAACCACACCTGCGCCCTGCTCCTCTCCGGCAAGGTGCGCTGCTGGGGCGACAACGGCCTGGGCCAGCTCGGCTACAGCAACGGCGGCAACCCCATTGGAGACAATGAGCACCCCTCCTCCGTTGGCGACGTGAACCTGGGGGGGACGGCCATCCAGCTCGCCCTGGGAGGCAGCCACACCTGCGCCTTGATGGACACCGGTACCGTGAAGTGCTGGGGCTACAACGCACAGGGCCAGATTGGAAACGGCAGCAGCGGCGCCACCTTCAACCCCGTCGTCTACGACGTGGGCCTCGGCGCGGGCAACAAGGCCATCCAGGTGACCGCGGGCGCAAACCACACCTGCGCCCTGCTCGGCTCGGGCCTCATCAAGTGCTGGGGTCTGGGGAGCAGCGGCCAGCTCGGCTATGGAAACACCACCCAGTTGCTTTCGCCTCCGGGCAACCACACGGGCCTGAACAACATCCCCGCCTACTTCCTCACCGCGGGTGCCAATCACACCTGTGCCCTGCTCACCAACGGCAAGGCGCTCTGCTGGGGCCTGGGGAGCAGCGGCCAGCTCGGCTACGCAAACACGAACTCCATCGGCGACGACGAGCTGCCTTCGTCCCAGGACGGAATCTCCCTGCTGGCGCCGTGA
- a CDS encoding RTX toxin — MKKQTRRPVRSRAMLGALLTLLSAPWLGCSESKPAEPTPVDSQSLTSEARFSISLDEDAGPQKPGFVSAQAIRAQDVTRITVDVFEQGQAGQPDSPLFINFDLALKPGTTTEWAGTLPFLPRGKVLVFFAKAYSAASPTTPIFSGTTYQQLDADFSSVAIRLKPATDAAQIALPRIARISIPSAFTAGQAGNISFFVEANTGERLTYAVTASTSSSSGAFFPTSGAITLLTTSGTFVSQYLPGSVTTDTEFTHTVKVTNEAGHSVTTTFKTKVKPAGTTSGVDNTEVLVLFNPVINGLDGYRAPDSSDVVFTATVDDDGPADALRYAWSFTPADGTTPDPLPVFSGQTNPTTFQNYATSVRGTLRLAVTDEAGAGGTTTLSYNLTPNQFPNNQTQEGPLSGINTIRAGENFTCALFNNGNVRCWGRNLQGQLGYGNTLPVGTTASNLPHTAGDVPLLGTGTRLAVGGNHACALLSSGLVRCWGSNLYGQLGYNSTENVGDGEPISSFGYVNLGGNAVKLAAGLEHTCALMDTQKVRCWGRNNSGQLGYGNTQNIGDNEQPWRAGDVDVGGPVKDIVAGSGQTCALRTDGNVRCWGNGANGRLGYGSTTNVNNPASVGNVNVGGPVRQLAAGYNHTCALLETGTVKCWGHNFYGQLGNGTAGSGYDVYTPTSDVNLGTPTTRAIQVVAGEQHTCALLDVGTVKCWGTASSGQLGYGTSTAQASPPAATVNLDGTSVYQLTAGASHTCALLSTGSARCWGSNASGQLGIGSTSNVGASNLPTEDVKLSPPTPAP; from the coding sequence ATGAAGAAGCAGACCCGCCGTCCGGTCCGCTCCCGAGCCATGCTCGGAGCCCTGCTGACCCTGCTGTCCGCCCCCTGGCTGGGCTGTAGCGAGTCCAAGCCCGCGGAGCCGACGCCGGTGGACTCGCAGAGTCTGACGTCCGAGGCCCGCTTCTCCATCAGCCTCGACGAAGACGCCGGTCCGCAGAAGCCGGGCTTCGTCTCCGCCCAGGCCATCCGCGCCCAGGACGTCACGCGCATCACCGTGGACGTCTTCGAGCAGGGCCAGGCCGGCCAGCCCGACTCGCCTCTGTTCATCAACTTCGACCTGGCCCTCAAGCCCGGCACCACCACCGAGTGGGCCGGCACCCTGCCCTTCCTGCCCCGGGGGAAGGTGCTGGTCTTCTTCGCCAAGGCCTACAGCGCCGCCAGCCCGACGACGCCCATCTTCAGCGGCACCACCTACCAGCAGCTCGACGCCGACTTCTCCAGCGTCGCCATCCGCCTGAAGCCCGCCACCGACGCGGCCCAGATTGCGCTGCCCCGCATCGCCCGCATCAGCATCCCCAGCGCATTCACCGCGGGCCAGGCCGGCAACATCAGCTTCTTCGTCGAGGCCAACACGGGCGAGCGCCTCACCTACGCCGTCACGGCCTCCACCAGCTCCAGCAGCGGGGCCTTCTTCCCCACCTCCGGCGCCATCACCCTGCTGACCACCAGCGGCACCTTCGTCAGCCAGTACCTCCCCGGCAGCGTCACCACCGACACGGAGTTCACCCACACCGTCAAGGTCACCAACGAGGCCGGCCACTCCGTCACCACCACCTTCAAGACGAAGGTGAAGCCCGCCGGCACCACCTCCGGCGTGGACAACACCGAGGTCCTCGTCCTCTTCAACCCCGTCATCAACGGCCTCGACGGCTACCGCGCCCCGGACTCCAGCGACGTCGTCTTCACCGCCACCGTCGATGACGACGGCCCCGCCGACGCCCTGCGCTACGCCTGGAGCTTCACGCCCGCCGATGGCACCACCCCGGACCCGCTGCCCGTCTTCTCCGGGCAGACCAACCCCACCACCTTCCAGAACTACGCCACCAGCGTGCGCGGCACCCTCCGGCTCGCCGTCACGGACGAGGCGGGCGCGGGCGGCACCACCACCCTCAGCTACAACCTGACGCCCAACCAGTTCCCGAACAACCAGACCCAGGAAGGCCCGCTCTCCGGCATCAACACCATCCGCGCCGGCGAGAACTTCACCTGCGCCCTCTTCAACAACGGCAACGTGCGCTGCTGGGGCCGCAACCTCCAGGGCCAGCTCGGCTACGGCAACACCCTGCCCGTCGGCACCACCGCGTCCAACCTGCCGCACACCGCGGGGGACGTCCCCCTGCTCGGCACGGGCACGCGGCTGGCCGTGGGCGGCAACCACGCCTGCGCCCTGCTCAGCAGCGGCCTGGTGCGCTGCTGGGGCTCCAACCTGTACGGCCAGCTCGGCTACAACAGCACGGAGAACGTGGGCGACGGCGAGCCCATCTCCAGCTTCGGCTACGTCAACCTGGGCGGCAACGCGGTGAAGCTCGCCGCCGGCTTGGAGCACACCTGCGCGCTGATGGACACCCAGAAGGTGCGCTGCTGGGGCCGCAACAACTCCGGCCAGCTCGGCTACGGCAACACGCAGAACATCGGCGACAACGAGCAGCCCTGGCGCGCCGGTGACGTGGACGTCGGCGGCCCGGTGAAGGACATCGTCGCGGGGAGCGGTCAAACCTGCGCCCTGCGCACGGATGGGAATGTGCGCTGCTGGGGCAACGGCGCCAACGGCCGGCTGGGCTATGGGAGCACGACCAACGTCAACAACCCGGCGAGCGTCGGCAATGTGAATGTGGGCGGCCCCGTGCGGCAGCTCGCGGCGGGCTACAACCACACCTGCGCCCTGCTGGAGACCGGCACCGTCAAGTGCTGGGGCCATAACTTCTACGGCCAGCTCGGCAATGGCACCGCTGGCAGCGGCTATGACGTCTACACCCCCACCTCCGACGTGAACCTGGGCACGCCCACCACCCGCGCCATCCAGGTGGTCGCGGGCGAGCAGCACACCTGCGCGCTGCTCGACGTCGGCACCGTCAAGTGCTGGGGCACCGCCTCGTCCGGGCAGCTCGGCTACGGCACCAGCACCGCGCAGGCGTCGCCGCCCGCCGCCACCGTCAACCTCGACGGCACCAGCGTCTACCAGCTCACCGCGGGCGCCTCCCATACCTGCGCCCTGCTGAGCACGGGCAGCGCCCGCTGCTGGGGCTCCAACGCCTCCGGCCAGCTCGGCATCGGCAGCACGTCCAACGTCGGCGCCAGCAACCTGCCCACGGAAGACGTGAAGCTCTCCCCGCCGACGCCCGCGCCGTAG
- a CDS encoding zinc ribbon domain-containing protein: MSTAVPTVAPCQRCASALEAEDLRCPICGLTTPPPVHGAVERETARVVRCENCGAAMEYSAEAKAPRCDFCGSVTRVETTADPVEQAEVWLPFTADPAAARAALMGFLGKGGFFRPSGLAEEAAVESLQPLWWPAWSFQAGVDVSWTADSDAGSGRSSWAPHAGRTRFDFENIPVPASKGLKVKECEALAPHYQRGSAEGAPRGPEGAHVERFEATRSGARRTVLEAVERLSRERLQQGVIPGRRFRNVHVAVALSSLHTTRLALPAYVLAYRYKGKAYRVVVHGQDAGVVLGEAPISGWRVAAVVAGVLVLLLAVLLVMGVFGR; encoded by the coding sequence GTGAGCACGGCCGTGCCCACGGTGGCGCCGTGTCAGCGCTGTGCGAGCGCGCTGGAGGCGGAAGACTTGCGCTGCCCCATCTGCGGGCTGACGACACCGCCTCCGGTGCACGGGGCGGTGGAGCGCGAGACGGCGCGGGTGGTGCGCTGTGAGAACTGCGGCGCGGCCATGGAGTACTCGGCCGAGGCGAAGGCGCCGAGGTGCGACTTCTGTGGCTCGGTGACGCGCGTGGAGACGACGGCGGACCCGGTGGAGCAGGCGGAGGTGTGGCTGCCCTTCACCGCGGACCCGGCGGCGGCGCGCGCCGCGCTGATGGGCTTCCTGGGGAAGGGGGGCTTCTTCCGTCCGTCGGGGTTGGCCGAGGAGGCCGCGGTGGAGTCGCTGCAGCCGTTGTGGTGGCCGGCGTGGAGCTTCCAGGCGGGCGTGGATGTGAGCTGGACGGCGGACTCGGACGCGGGGTCGGGACGCTCGAGCTGGGCGCCGCACGCGGGGCGCACGCGCTTCGACTTCGAGAACATCCCCGTGCCGGCCTCGAAGGGGCTGAAGGTGAAGGAGTGCGAGGCGCTCGCGCCCCACTACCAGCGCGGCTCGGCGGAGGGCGCGCCGCGAGGGCCGGAGGGGGCGCACGTGGAGCGCTTCGAGGCCACACGCTCGGGGGCCCGGCGCACGGTGCTGGAGGCGGTGGAGCGGCTGTCGCGCGAGCGGCTCCAGCAGGGCGTCATTCCCGGGCGGCGCTTCCGGAACGTGCATGTCGCCGTGGCCCTCTCCAGCCTGCACACCACGCGGCTCGCGCTGCCCGCGTACGTGCTCGCGTACCGGTACAAGGGCAAGGCGTACCGCGTGGTGGTGCACGGGCAGGACGCCGGAGTCGTCCTCGGCGAGGCCCCCATCTCCGGATGGCGTGTGGCTGCGGTGGTGGCAGGGGTGCTCGTCCTCTTGCTGGCGGTGCTGCTGGTGATGGGCGTGTTCGGACGGTGA
- a CDS encoding serine/threonine protein kinase → MRTPDTTTEEVPGVPRRPRVLFTVGGTAFEFVRKLEVRSTGELLMLARRRYRGGLGGPVVVKRLSNPASFVERRRLVEEVELTFRLNHPGIAKVHHLKLYRGAPHVVMEYVEGRSLDTVLNLAAMRRSPMSPAFAAYVVAEVAEALHHAHCLTDDLNRPLHIVHRDVSPRNIRVGIHGEVKLTNFTAAASSLTGREVTSRPLVKGDITYASPEALKRTAVDARSDLFSLGLVLLELLTSRHPLMVEDTVPVPTEAKPLEAQGPTWMPVNEVAARMVRLGSEQVARLATSIPEDLRALAIRALRQDPSERFQSGAEMATALRAWVRAHAPGYGRHEAAEELARAAVEATGRRNQAELLEGGLHPDELTADEAAIALEPASPSGSAPEETGDPGAAQPPVAARTPEAPGHPARDEAAARPPEVGPLSDAQTSATPVQPAGEAPDSPQRRDTNEPPSDPEDSES, encoded by the coding sequence ATGAGAACGCCCGACACGACGACGGAGGAGGTTCCCGGAGTTCCTCGCCGGCCACGGGTGCTGTTCACCGTGGGCGGCACGGCATTCGAGTTCGTCCGCAAGCTGGAGGTGCGCTCCACCGGCGAGCTGCTGATGCTCGCGCGGAGACGCTACCGGGGAGGACTCGGAGGCCCGGTGGTGGTGAAGCGGCTGAGCAACCCGGCGAGTTTCGTGGAGCGCCGCCGCCTGGTGGAGGAGGTCGAGCTGACCTTCCGGCTCAACCACCCGGGCATCGCCAAGGTGCACCACCTCAAGCTGTACCGAGGCGCCCCGCATGTGGTCATGGAGTATGTGGAGGGCCGCTCGCTCGACACGGTGCTGAACCTGGCGGCCATGCGGCGCAGTCCCATGTCCCCCGCCTTCGCCGCATACGTCGTGGCCGAGGTGGCCGAGGCCCTGCACCACGCGCACTGCCTGACGGATGACCTGAACCGGCCGCTCCACATCGTCCACCGCGACGTGAGCCCACGGAACATCCGGGTCGGCATCCACGGCGAGGTGAAGCTGACGAACTTCACCGCCGCGGCGTCCTCCCTGACGGGCCGCGAGGTGACGAGCCGCCCGCTGGTGAAGGGCGACATCACCTATGCCTCTCCGGAGGCCCTGAAGAGGACGGCGGTGGACGCGCGCTCGGACCTGTTCTCGCTGGGGCTGGTGCTGCTGGAGTTGCTCACGAGCCGGCACCCGCTGATGGTGGAGGACACCGTGCCGGTGCCCACGGAGGCGAAGCCCCTGGAGGCCCAGGGCCCCACCTGGATGCCGGTGAACGAGGTGGCCGCGCGAATGGTGCGCCTGGGCTCCGAGCAGGTGGCCCGGCTGGCGACGAGCATCCCCGAGGACCTGCGCGCCCTCGCCATCCGTGCCCTGCGCCAGGACCCCTCCGAGCGCTTCCAGTCGGGCGCGGAGATGGCGACGGCGCTGCGCGCCTGGGTGCGTGCACATGCACCGGGCTACGGGCGGCACGAGGCAGCGGAGGAGCTCGCCCGGGCGGCGGTGGAGGCCACGGGCCGGCGCAATCAGGCGGAGCTGCTCGAAGGCGGCCTCCATCCGGACGAGCTCACGGCCGACGAAGCCGCCATCGCACTGGAACCCGCGTCCCCGTCAGGCAGCGCGCCGGAGGAGACCGGTGACCCAGGCGCGGCACAGCCGCCCGTTGCAGCGCGGACGCCGGAAGCCCCGGGGCATCCCGCCCGGGATGAAGCGGCCGCACGGCCTCCCGAGGTCGGGCCGCTCAGCGACGCCCAGACCTCGGCCACTCCGGTGCAGCCCGCTGGCGAAGCCCCGGACTCTCCACAGCGCCGGGACACGAACGAGCCTCCGTCGGACCCCGAGGATTCGGAGTCCTGA
- a CDS encoding serine/threonine-protein kinase, giving the protein MNSTQDVHPLLLRSSEEIGAFRIIRRLATGGYGAIFLAESETHRPVALKFALQGPSLDDEARVDARTKKEANVLMRLEHPNVVELLGYRRWPDAHDGYMVLILDYVEGPTLSEWSRRSSPTARRVTEVFSQVALTLDAIHREGVLHRDIKGSNILIRASDGQPVLVDFGSGDHACSAAITESSLPPGTPSYRSPEALRFWTGPRESGSRYRFEPTDDLYSLGLVLYEVLTGGFPYPANLPPTALLASIESSEPKPPSVVNPRAPPALDPIALRLLHKRAEGRYLTGAELYGALSAALETADASWDEPLFPPRPLQDAITEEAEELFDGDEDARELRRWMRAPERHGGDWDTDTPPPSRRRTPRTEPGDVEAVKPSLWQVWLRKRLSSLRRGLAALRSRRRR; this is encoded by the coding sequence ATGAACTCCACCCAGGACGTGCACCCGCTGCTGTTGCGCAGCTCGGAGGAGATCGGCGCCTTCCGCATCATCCGGAGGCTGGCCACCGGCGGCTATGGCGCCATCTTCCTCGCCGAGTCGGAGACCCACCGACCCGTGGCGCTCAAGTTCGCGCTGCAGGGGCCCTCACTGGACGACGAGGCCCGCGTGGACGCCCGCACGAAGAAGGAAGCCAACGTCCTCATGCGCCTGGAGCACCCCAACGTGGTGGAGCTGCTGGGCTACCGGCGCTGGCCGGATGCGCACGACGGCTACATGGTGCTCATCCTGGACTACGTGGAGGGCCCCACGCTGTCCGAGTGGTCCCGGCGCTCGAGCCCCACGGCCCGGCGCGTGACGGAGGTGTTCTCGCAGGTGGCGCTCACGCTCGACGCCATCCACCGCGAGGGCGTGCTCCACCGCGACATCAAGGGCAGCAACATCCTCATCCGCGCGTCGGACGGGCAGCCGGTGCTGGTGGACTTCGGCTCGGGAGACCACGCGTGCTCGGCCGCGATTACCGAGAGCAGCCTGCCGCCCGGCACGCCCAGCTACCGCAGCCCGGAGGCGCTGCGCTTCTGGACGGGGCCGCGCGAGTCTGGCTCGCGCTACCGCTTCGAGCCCACGGATGACCTCTACTCGCTGGGGCTCGTGCTCTATGAGGTGCTCACCGGCGGCTTCCCCTACCCGGCCAACCTGCCACCCACCGCGCTGCTGGCCAGCATCGAGTCCTCGGAGCCGAAGCCTCCTTCGGTGGTCAACCCGCGTGCTCCCCCGGCGCTGGACCCCATCGCCCTGCGACTGCTGCACAAGCGCGCCGAGGGCCGCTACCTCACGGGCGCGGAGCTGTACGGCGCGCTGAGCGCGGCGCTGGAGACGGCGGATGCGTCGTGGGACGAGCCCCTCTTCCCGCCGCGCCCGCTCCAGGACGCCATCACCGAGGAGGCCGAGGAGCTCTTCGACGGCGACGAGGACGCGCGCGAGCTCCGCCGCTGGATGCGCGCTCCGGAGCGGCACGGTGGGGACTGGGACACGGACACGCCGCCACCGTCCCGGCGACGCACGCCTCGCACGGAGCCTGGGGACGTGGAGGCCGTGAAGCCGTCGCTGTGGCAGGTGTGGCTGCGGAAGCGGCTGAGCAGCTTGCGACGGGGACTGGCCGCGCTGCGGTCGCGGCGCCGACGCTGA